The following proteins come from a genomic window of Neptunomonas concharum:
- a CDS encoding YciI family protein, protein MFVVLLRFSENRSKASDFMEGHNQWIKKGFEDKVFLVVGSLQPGLGGSVLAHGESREALENRVNQDPFVAENVVTAEILEIEPKKADERLGFLLTK, encoded by the coding sequence ATGTTTGTCGTACTTTTGCGGTTTTCAGAAAATAGGAGTAAGGCCAGTGATTTTATGGAAGGTCACAATCAATGGATCAAAAAGGGGTTTGAGGATAAGGTTTTCTTGGTTGTTGGTAGCCTCCAACCCGGTCTTGGAGGGTCTGTTCTTGCGCATGGCGAGTCAAGAGAAGCTCTTGAAAACCGAGTGAATCAAGACCCATTTGTGGCCGAAAATGTTGTGACGGCAGAAATACTTGAAATTGAACCCAAAAAAGCAGATGAACGTCTGGGCTTTTTATTGACCAAATGA
- a CDS encoding TetR/AcrR family transcriptional regulator, whose translation MVNKLTRDRIVDKADQLFYEQGFEHTSFAQIAEALGISRGNFYYHFKTKDEILDAVISHRLVRTNSMLESWEVEGATPIDRIRSFINILVMNRTKIKRYGCPVGTLCTELAKLEHPARSHANELFTLFRIWLRRQFEQLGRSDDADELAMHLLAFSQGVATLSSAFQDEKFIHTEVRRLDDWLSSFATSTNNLSEAL comes from the coding sequence GTGGTCAATAAATTAACGAGAGATCGCATTGTCGATAAAGCGGATCAGTTGTTCTATGAGCAGGGGTTTGAGCACACATCTTTTGCGCAGATTGCAGAAGCATTAGGTATTTCCCGAGGGAATTTCTATTACCACTTCAAGACCAAGGATGAAATTCTAGATGCCGTTATCAGCCATCGCCTTGTTCGCACAAACTCAATGCTGGAAAGTTGGGAAGTAGAGGGTGCCACGCCGATCGATCGTATCCGTAGTTTCATCAATATTTTGGTAATGAATCGCACTAAAATTAAGCGTTATGGCTGTCCGGTAGGAACGCTCTGTACGGAGCTTGCCAAGTTAGAACACCCCGCAAGAAGCCACGCAAACGAGTTGTTTACCTTATTTAGAATATGGCTGCGTCGCCAATTCGAGCAACTTGGCCGCTCTGATGACGCCGATGAGTTAGCAATGCATCTACTCGCTTTTAGCCAAGGCGTGGCGACACTTTCTAGTGCATTTCAGGATGAGAAGTTCATCCACACGGAGGTTCGTCGTTTGGACGACTGGTTATCTTCTTTTGCAACGTCAACCAACAATCTATCGGAGGCGCTTTAA
- a CDS encoding type II toxin-antitoxin system ParD family antitoxin: MAKNTSITLGDHFDGFVTNQIQSGRYSSASEVIRSALRLLEIQETKMNTLRQLLVEGEESGITDYDLDSFINELDSEERK; the protein is encoded by the coding sequence ATGGCTAAGAACACTAGTATTACCTTGGGTGACCATTTTGACGGTTTTGTTACTAATCAAATCCAAAGCGGTCGCTATAGCTCTGCAAGTGAAGTCATTCGTTCCGCTTTACGTTTACTTGAAATCCAAGAAACTAAAATGAACACCTTACGCCAATTGCTTGTTGAGGGTGAAGAAAGTGGAATTACGGATTATGACCTTGACTCGTTTATCAATGAGTTAGATAGCGAAGAGAGAAAATGA
- a CDS encoding type II toxin-antitoxin system RelE/ParE family toxin, with product MTPFQLTNKAKSDLRDIALFTFRRWGREQRNIYLKQFDDSFWLLAENPDIGKACDEIRDGYRKFPQGSHLIFYRQTGSQNIEIIRILHKSMDVNPIFGAVTTA from the coding sequence ATGACACCATTTCAATTAACTAACAAGGCGAAGTCTGATTTAAGAGATATAGCCTTGTTTACCTTTAGACGCTGGGGTCGTGAACAGCGAAATATTTACCTAAAACAGTTTGATGACTCATTTTGGCTATTAGCCGAAAACCCTGACATTGGTAAAGCCTGTGACGAGATTCGCGATGGATACAGAAAATTCCCACAAGGAAGCCACCTAATATTTTATCGTCAGACCGGCAGTCAAAATATTGAGATTATCCGTATCCTCCACAAAAGCATGGATGTGAATCCAATTTTTGGCGCTGTAACGACCGCGTAA
- a CDS encoding c-type cytochrome, whose product MTAFKKGACLKRLIAITGAIGIGGVAFLYSGLYSMGADDPHYDITTWALETLRENSISRSSKNIEVPSDLDSVDRLLKGGADYNDMCAGCHLKPGKTESDFTLGLYPSPPNLADISRAGEDAQAADQRNFWIIKHGIKASGMPAWAPGHDDVRIWNMVAFLKRLPDLTEAQYQILTARGKSDEGHH is encoded by the coding sequence ATGACAGCTTTTAAAAAAGGCGCTTGTTTAAAGCGATTGATAGCAATAACGGGTGCTATTGGGATAGGAGGCGTGGCGTTTCTGTACTCGGGCTTATATTCGATGGGGGCTGACGATCCTCACTATGATATTACCACGTGGGCCTTAGAGACATTACGCGAGAATTCGATCTCACGCTCCTCGAAAAACATTGAAGTGCCGTCGGATCTTGATTCGGTTGATCGTTTACTCAAAGGTGGTGCTGACTACAATGATATGTGTGCTGGTTGCCATCTTAAGCCGGGTAAAACTGAAAGCGATTTTACATTAGGTTTGTATCCATCTCCGCCAAACTTGGCAGATATCTCTCGAGCGGGTGAAGATGCACAAGCCGCTGATCAGCGAAATTTCTGGATTATCAAACACGGAATTAAAGCATCGGGAATGCCCGCTTGGGCGCCGGGGCATGATGATGTACGTATCTGGAATATGGTGGCATTTCTTAAGCGTCTGCCTGACCTGACAGAGGCGCAATATCAGATCCTTACTGCACGTGGCAAAAGTGATGAAGGGCATCATTAA
- a CDS encoding copper resistance protein B: MKQLINVDVIKPLAVVAVFAMSTSSLLARAEMDHSKMAQTKTDQPEIRDPHAYSDGYTLEKGPYALGGPRQIKLADEHKFWAIQGDRVEYDSDNDTGVFDVRGWYGSTYDRLYVKFEGDVASGRLEESQADILWSHAYSAYFDTQLGIRLDQYDEGVDRQWLAIGLQGLAPYWFELDMTAYIGESGRTALSLEAEYEILLSQQWVLQPRAEVSLYGQDDIENGLGDGFSDVAFGLRVRYEMTRQFAPYVGVEWTSKLGQTADIARAANESVRDTRYVAGIKFWF; the protein is encoded by the coding sequence ATGAAACAATTAATTAATGTTGATGTGATAAAGCCGCTGGCAGTTGTCGCTGTGTTCGCAATGAGTACGAGCTCTTTGCTGGCTCGTGCTGAAATGGATCACTCTAAAATGGCCCAGACTAAAACGGATCAACCTGAAATTCGTGATCCCCATGCCTACTCAGATGGCTATACCTTAGAAAAAGGGCCCTATGCGTTAGGAGGGCCGCGTCAGATAAAGCTTGCGGACGAGCATAAATTTTGGGCGATTCAGGGCGATCGTGTCGAATACGATTCTGATAATGATACTGGCGTATTTGATGTTCGAGGCTGGTATGGCTCCACATATGACCGCCTGTATGTCAAATTTGAAGGTGATGTCGCTAGCGGGCGTTTGGAAGAAAGTCAGGCAGATATTCTGTGGAGTCATGCATACAGTGCTTATTTCGATACGCAGTTGGGCATACGACTTGATCAATATGATGAGGGTGTGGACCGACAATGGCTTGCTATTGGGTTGCAGGGGCTGGCTCCGTACTGGTTTGAGTTAGATATGACTGCTTATATTGGAGAAAGTGGACGAACGGCCCTTTCACTTGAAGCTGAGTACGAGATATTGCTTAGCCAACAATGGGTACTGCAACCGCGTGCTGAGGTGAGCCTGTATGGCCAGGATGATATTGAGAACGGATTGGGCGATGGCTTTTCGGATGTCGCGTTTGGATTAAGGGTACGCTACGAGATGACGCGGCAGTTCGCCCCCTATGTCGGGGTCGAGTGGACAAGTAAGCTGGGCCAAACGGCAGATATTGCCCGGGCTGCCAACGAGTCTGTTCGTGATACACGTTATGTCGCAGGGATTAAATTTTGGTTCTAA
- a CDS encoding copper resistance system multicopper oxidase: MKQDESALISRPRLSRRLFVKGLAAGGVLSAMPRLLSANTNDTRLGSAPVLSGKVITLVIAETPVNFTGVTRMATTINGSIPAPTLRLREGDEVTIRVINRLSVSTSIHWHGIILPYQMDGVPGISFRGIAPGETFEYRFTLKQSGTYWYHSHTGFQEMTGMYGALIVEPLEGESIQADQDHVIQLSDWTDESPMSAFSKLKVQSDVYNFNQPVVGDFLRDASTIGLKGAFEKRKMWNQMRMNPTDLADLSATTFTYLMNGMTPAGNWSGLFNKGERVRLRFINGSSNSFYDVRIPGLSLSVVQADGQNVKPVSVDEFRFGPGETYDVIVEPEGDAYTIFAQSMDRSGYASGTLSVRPGLVAPVPELDSVEWLTMTDMMGAMDHGTMKGMDQSNMKGMDHSAMKGMDHSTMKGMDHSTMKGMQTNPLEVPSQTARHASTEYGPSVDMRVDTPRTNLDDPGIGLRNNGRRVLTQADLRSIHGVLDDDRVPTREIELHLTGNMERYSWSIDGLEFGKSTPVSMRQGERIRIILQNDTMMTHPMHLHGMWSDLESAEGELLVRRHTLSVQPAQRVSFLTTPHDVGRWAWHCHLLFHMDAGMFREVVVS; encoded by the coding sequence ATGAAACAAGACGAATCTGCGTTAATTTCTCGCCCTCGTTTGTCACGACGGCTTTTTGTAAAAGGCCTGGCAGCGGGTGGTGTCTTATCCGCAATGCCAAGGCTACTTTCTGCCAACACAAATGATACCCGCTTAGGATCAGCGCCGGTGTTGAGTGGCAAGGTCATCACGTTGGTTATCGCTGAAACACCGGTCAATTTTACGGGTGTTACGCGAATGGCAACCACTATTAATGGATCTATTCCTGCACCGACACTGCGTTTACGCGAAGGCGATGAGGTGACTATTCGTGTGATTAATCGTCTATCTGTTTCTACTTCGATTCATTGGCATGGAATTATCCTTCCTTATCAGATGGATGGCGTACCAGGCATTAGCTTTCGCGGTATAGCGCCAGGAGAGACTTTTGAGTATCGCTTTACGTTAAAACAAAGTGGGACTTACTGGTATCACTCGCATACTGGCTTCCAGGAGATGACCGGGATGTATGGCGCACTCATAGTAGAGCCGCTCGAAGGTGAGTCGATTCAGGCAGATCAAGATCATGTAATACAGCTCTCAGACTGGACAGATGAAAGTCCTATGTCTGCCTTTTCCAAATTGAAGGTGCAAAGTGATGTGTATAACTTCAATCAGCCAGTAGTCGGTGATTTTTTACGAGATGCATCAACGATAGGGCTTAAAGGAGCGTTTGAAAAGCGCAAGATGTGGAATCAGATGCGGATGAATCCTACTGATTTAGCGGATCTTTCAGCAACAACCTTTACGTATCTGATGAACGGTATGACGCCTGCGGGCAACTGGAGCGGGTTGTTTAATAAAGGTGAGCGTGTGCGCCTGCGCTTTATCAATGGCTCCAGTAATAGCTTTTATGATGTGCGAATACCCGGCTTGAGCCTGAGTGTTGTGCAGGCCGATGGGCAAAATGTGAAACCGGTTAGCGTGGATGAGTTCCGCTTTGGTCCCGGTGAAACGTACGATGTTATTGTCGAGCCTGAAGGGGATGCGTACACCATTTTCGCACAAAGCATGGATCGATCCGGTTACGCGAGTGGCACCTTATCAGTCCGTCCGGGGCTTGTTGCTCCTGTGCCGGAGCTTGATTCCGTTGAATGGCTGACAATGACTGACATGATGGGCGCAATGGATCACGGCACCATGAAAGGTATGGACCAGAGCAACATGAAAGGGATGGACCATAGCGCCATGAAAGGTATGGATCACAGCACCATGAAAGGTATGGATCACAGCACCATGAAAGGTATGCAGACGAACCCTCTGGAGGTGCCTTCGCAAACCGCTCGGCATGCGAGTACAGAATATGGCCCGTCTGTCGATATGCGTGTGGATACGCCACGTACTAATCTGGATGACCCGGGTATCGGGCTGCGTAACAATGGTCGGCGTGTATTAACACAGGCTGATTTACGTTCAATTCATGGTGTACTAGATGATGACCGAGTACCTACCCGGGAGATAGAGCTGCATCTGACGGGCAATATGGAACGTTATAGCTGGTCAATTGATGGGCTTGAGTTTGGTAAGAGCACACCGGTTTCGATGCGCCAGGGCGAACGGATACGCATCATTTTACAAAATGACACGATGATGACTCACCCCATGCACTTGCATGGTATGTGGAGTGATTTGGAATCTGCGGAGGGCGAATTGTTAGTGCGTCGTCACACACTCTCTGTGCAGCCCGCTCAGCGGGTTAGTTTCTTAACAACGCCGCATGATGTAGGCCGCTGGGCTTGGCATTGTCATCTTCTTTTTCATATGGATGCGGGCATGTTCCGTGAAGTGGTGGTTTCATGA
- a CDS encoding heavy metal sensor histidine kinase, whose amino-acid sequence MKRKLSLIWRLTGLYALVSGFVLLGLSVVIVFSIKQHFFEQDKETLQGKIQLVSSIVSEGVGAGTLPVFADKLKSGLIGHKELLVLVMNEQGVPLYSSGGVTFPLNLIKGKSSVSSPHAITWSAEGQSYRGLVVTKSTIAQPKQPISILVALNINHHELFMSRFQGALLLYVVIAALISGLLGWLAAKKGLLPLYQMRNRALAVTANQLDKRMPVENVPAEISELANALNQMLERLEDAFRRISEFSSDIAHELRTPISNLMTQTHVALSFPRDVRTYQSILASNAEEYERLSRMISDMLFLAKADHGLELPSKETIELDKEVADLFEFYDALAEDHNILLRLKGKGEIQGDRLMIRRVINNLLSNAIRYTPTHSTVEVQIEASDKSTLLTVNNVGTPISAEYIPHLFERFYRVDKNRVKGNSEGVGLGLAITRAIVVAHNGEISVSSTVERTSFKVTFFKNDSLITKT is encoded by the coding sequence ATGAAACGTAAATTATCTTTAATTTGGCGGCTGACGGGCTTATATGCATTGGTATCAGGTTTTGTTTTACTAGGGCTTAGTGTCGTGATTGTCTTCTCTATAAAGCAGCACTTCTTTGAGCAGGATAAAGAAACACTGCAAGGGAAAATACAGCTAGTCAGTAGTATTGTTTCTGAGGGTGTTGGTGCGGGTACATTGCCTGTGTTCGCAGACAAGCTAAAATCAGGGTTAATTGGGCATAAAGAGCTGTTGGTTTTAGTGATGAATGAGCAGGGTGTGCCACTGTATAGCTCTGGAGGAGTAACATTTCCTCTTAATCTCATAAAAGGAAAATCAAGTGTGTCTTCTCCTCACGCTATAACCTGGAGTGCTGAGGGGCAATCTTATCGAGGGCTTGTTGTCACTAAAAGTACAATAGCTCAGCCGAAACAGCCGATTAGTATATTGGTAGCGTTGAATATTAATCATCATGAGCTTTTTATGTCACGCTTTCAGGGTGCCCTGTTACTCTATGTTGTTATCGCTGCATTAATCAGTGGTCTTCTCGGTTGGTTAGCGGCAAAGAAAGGTTTGCTGCCTCTATACCAAATGAGAAATCGTGCATTAGCGGTTACAGCGAACCAGTTAGATAAGCGCATGCCTGTTGAAAATGTTCCGGCAGAAATCTCAGAGTTGGCTAATGCTCTCAATCAAATGTTAGAGCGATTAGAAGATGCGTTCAGGCGTATATCTGAGTTTTCCTCAGATATAGCTCATGAGCTTAGAACACCCATCAGCAATCTGATGACGCAAACACATGTGGCTCTGAGTTTTCCCAGAGATGTCCGAACATATCAATCTATTCTCGCTTCTAATGCAGAAGAGTATGAGCGGCTTTCACGTATGATTTCAGACATGCTTTTTCTTGCCAAAGCGGATCATGGATTAGAGTTACCCTCTAAGGAAACTATTGAGCTTGATAAAGAAGTAGCTGATTTGTTTGAATTTTATGATGCGTTGGCAGAAGACCATAACATATTGCTGAGACTAAAAGGGAAAGGTGAAATACAAGGTGATCGTTTAATGATTCGTCGGGTTATCAATAACTTACTATCTAATGCTATACGTTATACGCCCACTCATAGTACCGTCGAAGTTCAAATTGAAGCGAGTGATAAGTCAACTCTTCTTACAGTAAATAATGTAGGTACGCCAATATCAGCAGAGTATATTCCTCATCTTTTTGAACGTTTTTACAGGGTTGATAAAAATCGAGTGAAAGGAAATTCTGAAGGGGTAGGTTTAGGTTTAGCAATAACACGTGCAATCGTAGTAGCTCATAATGGCGAAATATCAGTATCTTCAACGGTAGAGCGCACGAGCTTTAAAGTGACATTTTTTAAAAATGATTCGTTGATTACTAAAACGTAA